A stretch of the Dioscorea cayenensis subsp. rotundata cultivar TDr96_F1 chromosome 4, TDr96_F1_v2_PseudoChromosome.rev07_lg8_w22 25.fasta, whole genome shotgun sequence genome encodes the following:
- the LOC120258676 gene encoding protein trichome birefringence-like 26 — protein sequence MADEKVMMGREPLIEHEKTKSIKQILLKSIAGVLLVGFACYLFLDSFTSLTPETEINSLPLEKAVNEQHPKKEVCDVSTGEWIPNPSGPIYTNATCNHIQNHQNCMKNGRPDTGYLYWRWKPSNCDLPPFDPVKFLNKMRDKSWVFIGDSIFRNHFQSLTCMLSKVEELVETYHDSAYRCQTLFSPNYNFTLAVIWAPYLVQYESIDSETLNIHLDILDSKWSSEYNKYDYVVISGGQWFYRSAIMYENNKAVGCHNCPYENLRELGVVEPYRKALQLTLNFMARAEHKPFVIFRTWTPDHFEYGKWYNGGICNRTEPFKEGEINGYPVDLVMRNTEVEEFGKAAAIGERNGVRMELLDTYHLSLLRPDGHPGPYRTYHPFDGDKKKKVQNDCLHWCLPGPIDTWNELLMKMVINGDDHDSISALS from the exons TGATTGAGCATGAGAAGACGAAGAGCATCAAGCAGATATTGTTGAAGTCCATTGCGGGAGTTCTCTTGGTCGGCTTTGCTTGCTACCTCTTCCTTGACAGCTTCACCTCATTGACACCAGAGACCGAAATAA ACTCATTGCCGTTAGAGAAAGCAGTGAACGAACAGCATCCAAAGAAAG AAGTATGTGACGTTTCAACTGGAGAGTGGATTCCAAACCCTTCAGGACCAATTTACACCAATGCAACCTGCAATCATATACAAAATCATCAGAATTGTATGAAGAATGGAAGGCCTGACACAGGTTACCTTTACTGGAGATGGAAACCAAGTAACTGTGACTTACCTCCCTTTGATCCAGTGAAATTTCTGAATAAAATGCGTGATAAATCATGGGTATTTATCGGCGACTCCATTTTCCGCAATCATTTTCAGTCCTTGACTTGCATGCTCTCTAAG GTGGAAGAGCTAGTTGAGACTTATCATGACTCAGCATACCGCTGCCAGACATTGTTCAGTCCAAATTACAACTTCACTCTTGCAGTCATTTGGGCACCATATCTTGTTCAATATGAGTCTATTGACTCAGAAACCTTAAATATTCATCTTGACATCTTGGATAGCAAGTGGTCCAGTGAGTATAACAAGTATGACTATGTGGTGATCTCTGGTGGCCAGTGGTTCTATAGATCAGCAATCATGTATGAGAACAACAAAGCCGTTGGTTGCCATAACTGCCCTTATGAGAATCTCAGGGAACTTGGTGTAGTAGAGCCTTACAGGAAGGCACTCCAGTTGACTCTCAATTTCATGGCCAGAGCTGAGCACAAGCCCTTTGTTATCTTTAGGACATGGACACCAGACCATTTTGAGTATGGAAAGTGGTACAATGGAGGGATCTGCAACAGGACTGAGCCATTTAAGGAAGGGGAAATCAATGGTTATCCTGTAGATCTTGTGATGAGGAACACTGAGGTTGAGGAGTTTGGAAAGGCTGCAGCCATTGGAGAAAGGAATGGGGTGAGAATGGAGCTTCTTGATACTTATCATCTTTCACTGTTGAGACCTGATGGGCATCCAGGTCCTTACAGGACTTACCATCCATTTGATggtgataagaagaagaaagttcaAAATGATTGCCTTCATTGGTGCCTGCCTGGCCCTATTGACACTTGGAATGAACTATTGATGAAGATGGTCATCAATGGAGATGATCATGACTCTATTTCTGCTTTGTCCTAG